A stretch of the Balaenoptera musculus isolate JJ_BM4_2016_0621 chromosome 18, mBalMus1.pri.v3, whole genome shotgun sequence genome encodes the following:
- the ESD gene encoding S-formylglutathione hydrolase isoform X1, whose product MALKQISSNKCFGGLQKVFEHDSVELKCKMKFAIYLPPKAETGKCPALYWLSGLTCTEQNFISKSGYHQAASEHGLVVIAPDTSPRGCNIKGEDETWDFGTGAGFYVDASEDPWKTNYRMYSYVTEELPQLINTNFPVDPKRMSIFGHSMGGHGALICALKNPGKYKSVSAFAPICNPVLCPWGKKAFSGYLGTDQSKWEAYDATHLVKSYPDTQLDILIDQGKDDQFLSDGQLLPDNFITACTEKKIPVVFRLQEGYDHSYYFIATFITDHIRHHAKYLNA is encoded by the exons ATGGCATTGAAACAGATTTCCAGCAACAAGTGCTTTGGGGGATTGCAGAAAGTTTTTGAACATGACAG TGTTGaactgaaatgcaaaatgaaatttGCTATCTATTTACCACCAAAGGCAGAAACTGGAAAATGCCCTGCACTATATTGGCTGTCTG GTTTAACTTGCACAGAACAAAATTTTATATCAAAATCTGGTTACCATCAAGCTGCCTCGGAACATGGCCTTGTCGTCATTGCTCCAGATACCAGCCCTC GTGGCTGCAATATTAAAGGAGAAGATGAGACCTGGGACTTTGGCACTGGTGCTGGATTTTATGTGGATGCTTCTGAAGATCCTTGGAAAACTAACTACAGAATGTACTCGTATGTAACGGAGGAG CTTCCACAACTCATAAATACCAATTTTCCAGTGGATCCCAAAAGGATGTCTATTTTTGGCCACTCCATGGGAGGCCATGGAGCTCTGATTTGTGCTTTGAAGAATCCTGGAAAATACAAA TCTGTGTCAGCATTTGCTCCAATCTGCAACCCAGTGCTCTGTCCTTGGGGCAAAAAAGCCTTTAGTGGATATTTGGGAACAGATCAAAGTAAATGGGAG GCTTATGATGCTACCCATCTTGTGAAGTCGTACCCAGATACTCAGCTGGATATACTGATTGATCAAGGAAAAGATGACCAGTTCCTTTCAGACGGACAGCTATTACCTGATAACTTCATAACTGCctgtacagaaaagaaaatccctGTTGTTTTCAGATTACAAGAG GGTTATGATCATAGCTACTACTTCATTGCAACCTTTATTACCGATCACATCAGACATCATGCAAAATACCTGAATGCTTGA
- the ESD gene encoding S-formylglutathione hydrolase isoform X2: protein MKFAIYLPPKAETGKCPALYWLSGLTCTEQNFISKSGYHQAASEHGLVVIAPDTSPRGCNIKGEDETWDFGTGAGFYVDASEDPWKTNYRMYSYVTEELPQLINTNFPVDPKRMSIFGHSMGGHGALICALKNPGKYKSVSAFAPICNPVLCPWGKKAFSGYLGTDQSKWEAYDATHLVKSYPDTQLDILIDQGKDDQFLSDGQLLPDNFITACTEKKIPVVFRLQEGYDHSYYFIATFITDHIRHHAKYLNA, encoded by the exons atgaaatttGCTATCTATTTACCACCAAAGGCAGAAACTGGAAAATGCCCTGCACTATATTGGCTGTCTG GTTTAACTTGCACAGAACAAAATTTTATATCAAAATCTGGTTACCATCAAGCTGCCTCGGAACATGGCCTTGTCGTCATTGCTCCAGATACCAGCCCTC GTGGCTGCAATATTAAAGGAGAAGATGAGACCTGGGACTTTGGCACTGGTGCTGGATTTTATGTGGATGCTTCTGAAGATCCTTGGAAAACTAACTACAGAATGTACTCGTATGTAACGGAGGAG CTTCCACAACTCATAAATACCAATTTTCCAGTGGATCCCAAAAGGATGTCTATTTTTGGCCACTCCATGGGAGGCCATGGAGCTCTGATTTGTGCTTTGAAGAATCCTGGAAAATACAAA TCTGTGTCAGCATTTGCTCCAATCTGCAACCCAGTGCTCTGTCCTTGGGGCAAAAAAGCCTTTAGTGGATATTTGGGAACAGATCAAAGTAAATGGGAG GCTTATGATGCTACCCATCTTGTGAAGTCGTACCCAGATACTCAGCTGGATATACTGATTGATCAAGGAAAAGATGACCAGTTCCTTTCAGACGGACAGCTATTACCTGATAACTTCATAACTGCctgtacagaaaagaaaatccctGTTGTTTTCAGATTACAAGAG GGTTATGATCATAGCTACTACTTCATTGCAACCTTTATTACCGATCACATCAGACATCATGCAAAATACCTGAATGCTTGA